A DNA window from Bombus vancouverensis nearcticus chromosome 6, iyBomVanc1_principal, whole genome shotgun sequence contains the following coding sequences:
- the RhoGAP102A gene encoding rho GTPase activating protein at 102A isoform X1, with amino-acid sequence MAERPGGRRRSRRDSMETGGSLRGTPPTSKDRRTKRSSKPSKERWLLTRKTWRYMADAGRRLIPDGTHNRPEDIPKIEQYFQEVCQKEPRFLLWRKTSYPGTLSFRSQRRRRHIKGGSCRTKASSADEADDVRNPPQNFIFQTTTAGKFDLAKAKREWLLASERGSTPSSPVEHRKFVQEDSETKALADMLQKYLNMQSDVAGTTKSTGRSETLGQMDGKEPFDYQSLINKLQQYLDLMVAQTKLEQLSVQRSLPTVKHTGNVSKTMQPYHGDYVHKSLMETIGRYYSKSATREHVISAILTDRKLLEKLYFDLRCTRGFRGPRATGAYTSPPSSRWWTHQRTRVPSKESEDWLSLRRDPSCLPPLIAVQEPSTDRGPIDDGVQTEPVPREVLDAVLLEREKEESSMKEAAMHKSTGRRRSSVDNDDVSPSVSDTIKRYLRMARKKSMDADKVDRFKRVNYDRNLRNIKAKGETTSLGDDDGNNKGCQTEDNWAVNYREMSSTENPSENLSDADTTTSPPSRNASSRSSIDAGLGSEEPLTPKHHHHQSFLSHLLHGSNAHKDKPHSAPGSPALTSSSTNSAGGTAMQKSKSSSSVVHHGSRLVAKKMWRSRSKSTSRASNQPSVWTPQGKCTWAGTGGRRVTLQDTPLRSLSEIERKVLCKVAVAKLQALNLGVHIRPPSESLGSSAVTTKPKRRAPLLKRKALTTGFFDNKGKDDKEKESSSGGLVFGIPLSQCLENDRIARIAAGEVSDVGCLSRNSRHGSRTSFTSLIEPTVAAKTDEGGSNESLSSKGGALTGSDSGVLELSDSGGGGPPGEWDLVPSIVRQCIRHLETTGLRTLGIFRVSPSKKRVRQLREDFDCGRETKIGPDQCPHDVAALLKEFFRDLPDPLLCRDLYQAFVHTQKIRNRRLQQEALQHLVQLLPTPNRETLWALLSFLSVVAANSEDQKNKTGEWIPGNKMDTTNLATVFAPNILHCVKPGQRSEVSAERAEERIDVINVVRTLLEHAATLFKVPAALLDEVYLHMMDTHPADLDLALSRRAEEQCGDEADPCSEAETFSLEETLTTSTTTTAGTTTSTRKMWTREQCLHQTAGVGGDIGPRPRRPKRPGSRRKEEGRSNSVDSGSSEDPADPRRKSSPMVITASLTIPMSGAFTLNLDDPDIPYIEETPKQPSAPPRRQRQRSISGCSEGGRHGSDSAVGSSATLSGDQVPSSPPSWASSPPASPDSAVTAVSYIPDQQAVLQRVSFTTSSELRQVARSSSSQETSRSTAAAPYTPSITSIGGAVLRSKTADIERMLHISRPDAGISMSQQGKTGSSTSSESKKYTKRRYTDSRHQTRHIPDSDTLAGKNTATVSSLPSVTMSASSSAAGTQNQRTRAQPVWKRRELISSAPKDREGYL; translated from the exons ATGGCGGAGCGTCCTGGGGGTAGGAGACGTTCGCGTCGGGACAGCATGGAGACAGGCGGATCGTTACGGGGTACGCCGCCGACCTCCAAAGACAGGAGGACCAAACGATCGAGCAAACCATCGAAAGAGCGGTGGTTGCTTACTAGAAAGACATGGCGGTACATGGCTGACGCCGGTAGACGTTTAATACCCGATGGAACGCACAATAGGCCGGAAGATATTCCAAAGATAGAGCAATACTTTCAGGAAGTGTGTCAAAAAGAGCCAAGGTTTCTGCTTTGGAGGAAAACTTCCTATCCAGGGACTTTGAGCTTTCGATCGCAGAGACGTCGAAGACATATAAAGGGCGGCAGTTGTAGAACGAAGGCTAGCTCCGCCGACGAGGCTGACGATGTTAGAAATCCGcctcaaaatttcatttttcagaCCACCACGGCGGGAAAATTTGACCTAGCGAAAGCTAAAAGAGAATGGCTGCTGGCATCGGAGAGAGGGAGCACTCCATCGAGTCCTGTAGAGCATAGGAAATTCGTACAGGAGGACTCCGAGACTAAAGCACTGGCTGATATGCTGCAGAAGTACCTGAACATGCAAAGCGACGTCGCTGGTACGACAAAGTCGACAGGAAGATCGGAAACGCTCGGGCAGATGGATGGAAAAGAACCTTTCGATTATCAGAGTTTGATAAACAAGCTTCAACAATATCTAGATTTGATGGTTGCCCAGACGAAACTGGAGCAACTGTCGGTCCAACGGTCTTTGCCAACAGTGAAACACACGGGAAACGTTTCTAAGACCATGCAACCGTATCACGGCGATTACGTGCACAAATCGTTGATGGAAACTATCGGCCGTTATTATAGTAAATCCGCGACTCGAGAACACGTGATCTCGGCGATTCTAACGGACCGAAAGCTGCTGGAGAAGTTGTATTTTGACTTGAGGTGTACCAGGGGTTTCAGAGGTCCACGTGCTACCGGCGCCTACACGTCACCGCCGTCTTCTCGTTGGTGGACTCATCAAAGGACCAGAGTACCGTCGAAGGAATCCGAAGATTGGCTTTCGCTCAGGAGAGATCCTAGTTGCCTGCCACCTTTGATAGCCGTGCAAGAGCCCAGTACAGATCGTGGCCCCATAGACGACGGCGTGCAAACGGAACCTGTTCCTCGCGAGGTTCTCGACGCCGTTCTTctagagagagaaaaggaggaaTCATCTATGAAAGAAGCGGCAATGCATAAGTCTACGGGTCGCAGGCGAAGCAGCGTGGACAACGACGACGTTTCACCGTCCGTCAGCGACACGATCAAAAGGTATCTCCGAATGGCTAGAAAGAAGTCGATGGACGCCGACAAAGTGGACAGATTCAAACGAGTGAACTATGACAGAAACTTGAGGAACATCAAGGCCAAAGGAGAGACCACGAGCCTCGGCGATGACGATGGCAATAACAAGGGCTGTCAAACCGAAGACAACTGGGCTGTTAATTACAGAGAGATGTCCTCGACGGAGAATCCATCGGAGAATCTGTCAGACGCTGACACGACCACCTCGCCACCGAGTAGAAACGCGAGCTCGAGGAGCAGCATCGATGCTGGCCTTGGCTCGGAAGAACCACTGACCCCTAAACATCATCATCATCAGTCCTTCCTTTCCCATCTCCTACACGGTTCCAACGCGCACAAGGATAAACCGCATTCGGCACCGGGTTCACCGGCACTTACGTCATCGTCCACCAATTCCGCAGGTGGCACAGCGATGCAGAAGAGCAAGTCCTCGAGCAGCGTGGTGCATCACGGCAGCCGACTGGTCGCCAAGAAGATGTGGAGGTCCAGAAGCAAGAGTACTTCCAGGGCGTCCAATCAACCCTCCGTCTGGACACCACAG GGAAAGTGTACGTGGGCGGGCACTGGTGGACGACGCGTCACCCTACAGGATACTCCGCTAAGGTCACTGTCAGAAATCGAGAGGAAGGTTCTATGCAAGGTAGCTGTCGCGAAACTCCAGGCCCTCAACTTGGGCGTTCACATTAGGCCGCCGAgtg agTCACTCGGTAGCAGTGCCGTTACCACCAAGCCCAAAAGAAGAGCACCTTTGCTCAAGAGGAAAGCTCTCACCACTGGTTTCTTCGACAATAAAGGAAAAGATGATAAGGAGAAAG AGTCGTCGAGTGGTGGCCTAGTATTTGGTATACCGCTGTCACAGTGTTTGGAGAACGATAGAATCGCTAGAATCGCCGCTGGTGAGGTCTCGGACGTTGGTTGTTTGTCGAGGAACAGCAGACACGGTAGCAGGACGAGCTTCACGAGCCTCATCGAACCCACTGTCGCGGCTAAGACTGACGAG GGTGGTTCGAACGAGTCGTTGTCGTCGAAAGGCGGAGCTCTAACCGGAAGCGACTCCGGGGTGCTCGAGCTGAGCGATAGCGGCGGAGGAGGCCCTCCAGGGGAATGGGACCTGGTTCCAAGCATAGTCAGACAGTGCATCAGGCACCTGGAAACCACGGGTCTTCGGACGCTCGGTATCTTCCGGGTGTCACCTTCCAAGAAGAGAGTGAGACAG TTACGAGAAGACTTCGATTGTGGTCGCGAGACAAAAATCGGACCCGATCAATGTCCTCACGATGTAGCAGCCCTTCTGAAGGAGTTTTTTCGTGATCTTCCGGACCCTTTGCTCTGCAGAGATCTCTACCAAGCCTTCGTCCATACACAAA AGATCCGGAACAGGCGACTTCAGCAAGAGGCACTTCAGCATCTCGTTCAGCTGCTGCCTACGCCGAACCGTGAGACGCTCTGGGCACTTTTGAGTTTTCTCAGCGTGGTGGCGGCTAACAGCGAAGATCAAAAGAACAAGACAGGCGAGTGGATACCGGGCAACAAGATGGACACGACCAACTTGGCCACG GTATTTGCCCCAAATATCCTTCATTGCGTGAAACCTGGACAAAGGTCGGAAGTGTCCGCGGAAAGGGCCGAAGAGAGGATAGACGTGATAAACGTGGTCAGAACTCTTTTGGAACACGCCGCGACGTTATTTAAGGTGCCAGCCGCTCTTCTAGACGAAGTTTACTTGCACATGATGGACACCCATCCGGCCGATTTGGATCTCGCCCTTTCTCGACGTGCCGAAGA GCAATGCGGAGACGAGGCGGACCCGTGCAGCGAAGCCGAAACCTTCTCGCTCGAGGAGACGCTGACGACGTCGACAACGACCACGGCCGGCACGACCACGTCTACCAGAAAG ATGTGGACTAGGGAACAGTGTCTGCATCAAACAGCTGGCGTGGGCGGTGATATAGGTCCAAGGCCGAGACGGCCAAAGAGGCCTGGAAGCCGACGAAAAGAGGAAGGCAGGAGCAATAGCGTGGACAGTGGATCCAGCGAAGATCCAGCCGATCCACGAAGAAAATCCTCGCCCATGGTAATCACCGCCAGTCTTACCATACCGATGTCTGGAGCGTTCACATTGAACCTCGACGATCCGGACATTCCTTACATCGAGGAAACTCCTAAGCAACCCAGTGCACCGCCAAGAAGGCAGAGACAGCGATCGATTTCCGGTTGCAGCGAAG GTGGAAGACACGGAAGCGACAGCGCCGTCGGTTCCTCCGCCACGTTATCGGGCGATCAGGTTCCAAGTTCTCCTCCGTCGTGGGCGTCATCGCCACCTGCCAGCCCCGACAGTGCGGTCACCGCTGTCTCCTACATCCCCGATCAGCAGGCCGTCCTCCAAAGGGTGTCGTTCACCACCTCGAGCGAGTTACGTCAAGTGGCCAGGTCGAGCAGCAGTCAGGAAACGTCGAGGAGCACCGCGGCGGCCCCGTACACACCCAGCATCACCAGCATCGGTGGTGCGGTTTTGAG GTCGAAGACCGCTGACATCGAGAGGATGTTGCACATCTCCAGACCAGATGCAGGCATCTCGATGTCGCAGCAGGGTAAGACCGGCTCTTCAACGTCCTCCGAGAGCAAGAAATACACGAAGAGACGTTACACGGACTCTAGGCATCAAACTCGTCACATCCCCGATTCCGATACGTTGGCGGGGAAAAACACGGCTACAGTTTCATCCTTGCCATCCGTGACGATGTCCGCTTCGTCTTCGGCGGCTGGCACGCAGAATCAAAGAACTAGAGCACAGCCGGTCTGGAAACGACGGGAACTGATTTCCAGCGCGCCCAAGGACAGGGAGGGATACCTCTGA
- the RhoGAP102A gene encoding rho GTPase activating protein at 102A isoform X2 — protein MLQKYLNMQSDVAGTTKSTGRSETLGQMDGKEPFDYQSLINKLQQYLDLMVAQTKLEQLSVQRSLPTVKHTGNVSKTMQPYHGDYVHKSLMETIGRYYSKSATREHVISAILTDRKLLEKLYFDLRCTRGFRGPRATGAYTSPPSSRWWTHQRTRVPSKESEDWLSLRRDPSCLPPLIAVQEPSTDRGPIDDGVQTEPVPREVLDAVLLEREKEESSMKEAAMHKSTGRRRSSVDNDDVSPSVSDTIKRYLRMARKKSMDADKVDRFKRVNYDRNLRNIKAKGETTSLGDDDGNNKGCQTEDNWAVNYREMSSTENPSENLSDADTTTSPPSRNASSRSSIDAGLGSEEPLTPKHHHHQSFLSHLLHGSNAHKDKPHSAPGSPALTSSSTNSAGGTAMQKSKSSSSVVHHGSRLVAKKMWRSRSKSTSRASNQPSVWTPQGKCTWAGTGGRRVTLQDTPLRSLSEIERKVLCKVAVAKLQALNLGVHIRPPSESLGSSAVTTKPKRRAPLLKRKALTTGFFDNKGKDDKEKESSSGGLVFGIPLSQCLENDRIARIAAGEVSDVGCLSRNSRHGSRTSFTSLIEPTVAAKTDEGGSNESLSSKGGALTGSDSGVLELSDSGGGGPPGEWDLVPSIVRQCIRHLETTGLRTLGIFRVSPSKKRVRQLREDFDCGRETKIGPDQCPHDVAALLKEFFRDLPDPLLCRDLYQAFVHTQKIRNRRLQQEALQHLVQLLPTPNRETLWALLSFLSVVAANSEDQKNKTGEWIPGNKMDTTNLATVFAPNILHCVKPGQRSEVSAERAEERIDVINVVRTLLEHAATLFKVPAALLDEVYLHMMDTHPADLDLALSRRAEEQCGDEADPCSEAETFSLEETLTTSTTTTAGTTTSTRKMWTREQCLHQTAGVGGDIGPRPRRPKRPGSRRKEEGRSNSVDSGSSEDPADPRRKSSPMVITASLTIPMSGAFTLNLDDPDIPYIEETPKQPSAPPRRQRQRSISGCSEGGRHGSDSAVGSSATLSGDQVPSSPPSWASSPPASPDSAVTAVSYIPDQQAVLQRVSFTTSSELRQVARSSSSQETSRSTAAAPYTPSITSIGGAVLRSKTADIERMLHISRPDAGISMSQQGKTGSSTSSESKKYTKRRYTDSRHQTRHIPDSDTLAGKNTATVSSLPSVTMSASSSAAGTQNQRTRAQPVWKRRELISSAPKDREGYL, from the exons ATGCTGCAGAAGTACCTGAACATGCAAAGCGACGTCGCTGGTACGACAAAGTCGACAGGAAGATCGGAAACGCTCGGGCAGATGGATGGAAAAGAACCTTTCGATTATCAGAGTTTGATAAACAAGCTTCAACAATATCTAGATTTGATGGTTGCCCAGACGAAACTGGAGCAACTGTCGGTCCAACGGTCTTTGCCAACAGTGAAACACACGGGAAACGTTTCTAAGACCATGCAACCGTATCACGGCGATTACGTGCACAAATCGTTGATGGAAACTATCGGCCGTTATTATAGTAAATCCGCGACTCGAGAACACGTGATCTCGGCGATTCTAACGGACCGAAAGCTGCTGGAGAAGTTGTATTTTGACTTGAGGTGTACCAGGGGTTTCAGAGGTCCACGTGCTACCGGCGCCTACACGTCACCGCCGTCTTCTCGTTGGTGGACTCATCAAAGGACCAGAGTACCGTCGAAGGAATCCGAAGATTGGCTTTCGCTCAGGAGAGATCCTAGTTGCCTGCCACCTTTGATAGCCGTGCAAGAGCCCAGTACAGATCGTGGCCCCATAGACGACGGCGTGCAAACGGAACCTGTTCCTCGCGAGGTTCTCGACGCCGTTCTTctagagagagaaaaggaggaaTCATCTATGAAAGAAGCGGCAATGCATAAGTCTACGGGTCGCAGGCGAAGCAGCGTGGACAACGACGACGTTTCACCGTCCGTCAGCGACACGATCAAAAGGTATCTCCGAATGGCTAGAAAGAAGTCGATGGACGCCGACAAAGTGGACAGATTCAAACGAGTGAACTATGACAGAAACTTGAGGAACATCAAGGCCAAAGGAGAGACCACGAGCCTCGGCGATGACGATGGCAATAACAAGGGCTGTCAAACCGAAGACAACTGGGCTGTTAATTACAGAGAGATGTCCTCGACGGAGAATCCATCGGAGAATCTGTCAGACGCTGACACGACCACCTCGCCACCGAGTAGAAACGCGAGCTCGAGGAGCAGCATCGATGCTGGCCTTGGCTCGGAAGAACCACTGACCCCTAAACATCATCATCATCAGTCCTTCCTTTCCCATCTCCTACACGGTTCCAACGCGCACAAGGATAAACCGCATTCGGCACCGGGTTCACCGGCACTTACGTCATCGTCCACCAATTCCGCAGGTGGCACAGCGATGCAGAAGAGCAAGTCCTCGAGCAGCGTGGTGCATCACGGCAGCCGACTGGTCGCCAAGAAGATGTGGAGGTCCAGAAGCAAGAGTACTTCCAGGGCGTCCAATCAACCCTCCGTCTGGACACCACAG GGAAAGTGTACGTGGGCGGGCACTGGTGGACGACGCGTCACCCTACAGGATACTCCGCTAAGGTCACTGTCAGAAATCGAGAGGAAGGTTCTATGCAAGGTAGCTGTCGCGAAACTCCAGGCCCTCAACTTGGGCGTTCACATTAGGCCGCCGAgtg agTCACTCGGTAGCAGTGCCGTTACCACCAAGCCCAAAAGAAGAGCACCTTTGCTCAAGAGGAAAGCTCTCACCACTGGTTTCTTCGACAATAAAGGAAAAGATGATAAGGAGAAAG AGTCGTCGAGTGGTGGCCTAGTATTTGGTATACCGCTGTCACAGTGTTTGGAGAACGATAGAATCGCTAGAATCGCCGCTGGTGAGGTCTCGGACGTTGGTTGTTTGTCGAGGAACAGCAGACACGGTAGCAGGACGAGCTTCACGAGCCTCATCGAACCCACTGTCGCGGCTAAGACTGACGAG GGTGGTTCGAACGAGTCGTTGTCGTCGAAAGGCGGAGCTCTAACCGGAAGCGACTCCGGGGTGCTCGAGCTGAGCGATAGCGGCGGAGGAGGCCCTCCAGGGGAATGGGACCTGGTTCCAAGCATAGTCAGACAGTGCATCAGGCACCTGGAAACCACGGGTCTTCGGACGCTCGGTATCTTCCGGGTGTCACCTTCCAAGAAGAGAGTGAGACAG TTACGAGAAGACTTCGATTGTGGTCGCGAGACAAAAATCGGACCCGATCAATGTCCTCACGATGTAGCAGCCCTTCTGAAGGAGTTTTTTCGTGATCTTCCGGACCCTTTGCTCTGCAGAGATCTCTACCAAGCCTTCGTCCATACACAAA AGATCCGGAACAGGCGACTTCAGCAAGAGGCACTTCAGCATCTCGTTCAGCTGCTGCCTACGCCGAACCGTGAGACGCTCTGGGCACTTTTGAGTTTTCTCAGCGTGGTGGCGGCTAACAGCGAAGATCAAAAGAACAAGACAGGCGAGTGGATACCGGGCAACAAGATGGACACGACCAACTTGGCCACG GTATTTGCCCCAAATATCCTTCATTGCGTGAAACCTGGACAAAGGTCGGAAGTGTCCGCGGAAAGGGCCGAAGAGAGGATAGACGTGATAAACGTGGTCAGAACTCTTTTGGAACACGCCGCGACGTTATTTAAGGTGCCAGCCGCTCTTCTAGACGAAGTTTACTTGCACATGATGGACACCCATCCGGCCGATTTGGATCTCGCCCTTTCTCGACGTGCCGAAGA GCAATGCGGAGACGAGGCGGACCCGTGCAGCGAAGCCGAAACCTTCTCGCTCGAGGAGACGCTGACGACGTCGACAACGACCACGGCCGGCACGACCACGTCTACCAGAAAG ATGTGGACTAGGGAACAGTGTCTGCATCAAACAGCTGGCGTGGGCGGTGATATAGGTCCAAGGCCGAGACGGCCAAAGAGGCCTGGAAGCCGACGAAAAGAGGAAGGCAGGAGCAATAGCGTGGACAGTGGATCCAGCGAAGATCCAGCCGATCCACGAAGAAAATCCTCGCCCATGGTAATCACCGCCAGTCTTACCATACCGATGTCTGGAGCGTTCACATTGAACCTCGACGATCCGGACATTCCTTACATCGAGGAAACTCCTAAGCAACCCAGTGCACCGCCAAGAAGGCAGAGACAGCGATCGATTTCCGGTTGCAGCGAAG GTGGAAGACACGGAAGCGACAGCGCCGTCGGTTCCTCCGCCACGTTATCGGGCGATCAGGTTCCAAGTTCTCCTCCGTCGTGGGCGTCATCGCCACCTGCCAGCCCCGACAGTGCGGTCACCGCTGTCTCCTACATCCCCGATCAGCAGGCCGTCCTCCAAAGGGTGTCGTTCACCACCTCGAGCGAGTTACGTCAAGTGGCCAGGTCGAGCAGCAGTCAGGAAACGTCGAGGAGCACCGCGGCGGCCCCGTACACACCCAGCATCACCAGCATCGGTGGTGCGGTTTTGAG GTCGAAGACCGCTGACATCGAGAGGATGTTGCACATCTCCAGACCAGATGCAGGCATCTCGATGTCGCAGCAGGGTAAGACCGGCTCTTCAACGTCCTCCGAGAGCAAGAAATACACGAAGAGACGTTACACGGACTCTAGGCATCAAACTCGTCACATCCCCGATTCCGATACGTTGGCGGGGAAAAACACGGCTACAGTTTCATCCTTGCCATCCGTGACGATGTCCGCTTCGTCTTCGGCGGCTGGCACGCAGAATCAAAGAACTAGAGCACAGCCGGTCTGGAAACGACGGGAACTGATTTCCAGCGCGCCCAAGGACAGGGAGGGATACCTCTGA